A stretch of DNA from Artemia franciscana chromosome 6, ASM3288406v1, whole genome shotgun sequence:
gctattttcattgttttaaaacaataaaaactccAGCATACagagccaggcgttgaggaggggacagcccctctcatataaaATAAtcctatttattttaagttattatGTCGTTCCTTACATTCAGTGAAAACTAGTTGGTTTTTTAATTGCCAAATGAGCTAAGTCAGGTAGTTTAAAAAGTTCAGTTTTTTTCATTCCATATTCTTcctgtttttgttgtttctttccAGATGGTCTACTCCCATTTCCAGTTGGTAATGGTGGACTGCCAAAATTCATCTCAGACTTCTTTTAAAATTCAGTTTAAGACTTCTTAGATATTTATATGATTACTTGAAATTTGTTGTGCAGCCCGTAACTCCACTTTATTAAGTTTCACCTAGCCAATTTTACATGActtaaaaaaatcctgaaaatttcTTCCATAATCATTGAATTCAACGCTTCTGCGTTAATAAGACAACGAAGATTCTAAaaaagtcaaattcaaaacacaGAGCAATGAGTAAATCGTTAAAAATTCCAGAATCATATCCCACATCCGTAGAGTCATTGACACAGTATCAAAAATTTCTTGTCACACGCTTAATACTTTGTCCTTGATATTGGAAGTGATCTGAAAACTGTGGAAATTTGgtagattatattttttctacgTATtccatttcatcaaaatccgAAATTGGGAATTTTAAAatggttttatttaattaattcaatttaatttaatgctACTGATTGTATCATAGAATCTTACTATTTTCATAACCCCCCAAATTTTCCCTATAACACATAAAATCTCTTCTATAGTGCTTTATGTTCACGTGCACATTTTGGCATTTACTTTTGTGAAATACTAAGCGCCTCAAattaaatgaatgaaaatttaaaatgattaaaagaaatattattttgcaaCTCGAAGGGAGTAATAACCCTGCAGCATCATTATTCTCACTTATTAGAAGCAAGGTGAGAGGAGAGACTAATCCCTAGACCTTTCTATACCCCTTTCTGTATTGTATTTGAATCCTCTGGTGGACTGGacaatttgtaaaataaaaccTATGATTTAATGTAACtaacctccccccaaaaaaagacaattgCCCATTGCCCCTTCCATTGCTGATTGTATCAATATTTTAGGAAAAGCAAGTGAACACAGTTAGTTAAATGAACTGTTAAAACAGCTGTCTCAATAAACCTTTAATATTAACCATATAGTTTTTCAGAAATGAAAACACCACCATGTAGAATTGCCTCCTCTGCTACTGAAGAACCCAaatgtaaagttttgaaatttaaaaattagtttttgttctCAGAAATTTCAGTCAATAGCAATAGGGTCATTTTTAGGCACAATCATCGTCTTGTGCcaaaaaatagaggaaaacacacaaagaaatTCATTGTTGGTAATTACAAATGGGATTATAACttctattttccttttcaatgagcCCTTCCCAACGTTCTTTTATTTCGGTTAGATACAATCACCCTATGGgataaaaagcaaacaaatgaTGATAAAATCGTGATCCTTCAtcaggggaaaaatacaaaattctatattttagtAGATGGAAGCTGGATTCTtctatattaagtttttttgatATTCCCAGAAATAGTCGTTTGATTGCCATGGCGATTGCTTGCCTCTTTTGTCTCCTGTTTCTTTCGATAACGAGGCAAATTTTTGCAGGCTATGGCTTATGATATGTATTTTTAATCTTAATAGTCTCGTATATTTACAATTAAGATAAAAAGacaattctttttctcttttaattaataGCAGTTTTTTTCAGTCTGTATTGCTATTTTTGCGATTTGCTGCTCATTCATCGTGTCTTATTTAGAACTTTTGACAAAAGTCAGTTGACGCGGTTTTAAATCTTAAATCTGCTCATAGCAGTCAAATTACAATTTATCATACTGTATTTtattgttagaaaaaaaatattaccattacatttatttattgttaaaacTCTTTATTTCATTGATTATTTCAGGCTTGCATGGTTATATTTGCGCACAATCGACGTGAAGTGGAAATCTCATTTTCTTCATTCTGGTATCTATGAAAGTTCAGTTGCtcataagaaaatcaattttgacGTTTTGAGTGATGACCACTGGAATGAATCTTTGATCCAAACTCTTGGAATGGCAGACGCTTTGCATATTACATCTCTAAGGGAACCCGTTGATGCGTTTGAATCACTATTCCACTATGTTGACATGAGAGACTTTTATGGTGTGTCTTCAATTACTGAATTTGTTAGAATGATTAATGGCACTAGTGCCCGAATTAATACAAGAATGAATGGAAAATGGGGAAGAAACCAATTAAGTTTTGCCCTTGGACTTCCAGAAATTTACTTTGATAGTGAAGAAAATATTCGCAGATTTGTAAAGAAGGTTGAACAAAAATTCGATCTAGTGATGATTTCTGAGTACTACGAGGAGTCTCTAGTTATTTTAAAAGATATGCTAAGAGTGCCTTTACTTCATGTCATGAGTGCCAAAAGTAATGTTAGACATAATGACTCAAAAGCAGTTTTATCTCATCAAGAAGGATCAATCTTGTCCAAGTGGCTCAAAGCTGATGTATATCTCTATCAAGTATTTAGaaggtaattattatttttcttgtctCCTAACCAAAAATGAATGTAAGCTTCCTTTCCACCTTTTTCCGGGCAAGTATTTATGCTTTGACTATGTTGAGTATTAAATTCAGTAGCACTTAGTCGTGTTCCATTGCAATTGCCCTCAAAAATGTCTAAACTGCTAATTAGCATAAGAATGTTGATGCAATCTCCGTTAAATGAACAAATTcggttttgtttttaattcttagttttttttcatgcttCAAAAAATTATAGCTTTAATAACTTTTGACTTATAATACGATTTTCCAAAGGTTCTCTTCGAAAGCAGTTTTCTAATTCtgcattaattttatttcatatttttctgttgAACAGTTATTGAATACCGAGTTTctttattccattttaatttagatttaaaGACAATAACTAGATATACCTTCAGTTATattacgaaaagaaattattttctccAGTAATTTTATCACACTGGAATATTCTTACAAATCTTTACATTTGTCAGTCTCGGAACATactttgcaaatattttctattctaagtcaacacaaaaatttttctttttaacgatttatttcttaaactcttttaaattatttcaaatagtGTATAAGGAAGTCTGATTTTTCTTGATTATCACTTATTGATGCCCGTCGTTGCATGTCTTTTAATCCCAGATTCTGTTTTGTATCATTTTCGCTTGTGTTTCGTtgtaatttttggaataatttcttgttACATAagattttattgtgttttattttcctatttgctttttttattaactcTTCATCAGATAGTATACctattttaaaacagttcgtggtaacgaactgtagtaaggagggacccagctcaatagtaacagaaactttaaaaaacggaattcttataataatagttgcatcaaaagaattgaattttaatgctgattttatatatataaggttcattaagtttagacttacccatcaaaagtcacgagcctgagaaaatttgccttgtttttgaaaatgggaGGAAAcctcccttaaaagtcataaaatcttaacgaaaatcaaaccgtcagattcaacgtatcagagaaccctgcattagtagtttcaagctcctatatacaaaaatgtagaattttgcatttttcgcaAAATTtcgtcatatacgtaatacaaaCATACATATATAGAAATTCGTTGCGTAAgccaattcgtaagttacgtatattttcaaacagttcgtggtaacgaactgtagtaaggagtgacccggctcaatagtaagcgaaactctaaaaaacggaaattttatgctaaaagatacatcataAGAATTGGATATTtaaggtgattttaaatatataagtttcatcaaatttagtctttgtcatcaaaagttacgggcctgagaaaatttgccttagtttggaaaataggggcaaACACACCCtacaagtcatagaatctcaacgaaaaccacaccatcgcattcagcgtatcagagaacccggtagaaaaaatttcaagctccaatctacaaacttgtgaaattttgtatttttttccagaagacggatcacgggtgcgtgtttatttgttttttttttttttttcttttcccctttttcatcgtatcaaccaagtggtcctagaatgccgcacgagtgctcattctaacggaaatgaaaagctcttgggccctttttaagtgaccaaaaaaattggagggcacctaggccccctcccacgctcagttttttctcaaagtcaacggataaaaattttgagatagccattttgtcccgcatagtcgaaaaccataataactatgtctttgggtatgacctactccctcacagtccctgggggaggggctgcaagttgcaaactttgaccagtgtttacatacagtaatggttattgggaagtgtacagacgttttcagggggatttttttggtttgggggtggggttgagtgGAGGAGACTATGTGGGAAGATTTTTCCTtagaggaatatgtcatgggggaagataaattcaatgaaaagggcgcaggattttctagcattactataaaaaaaaacaatgaaaaaataaacttgaaaaggttttttcgATTGAAAGTAAGCagtagcactaaaacttaaaacgaacagagattgttacgcatatgaggggttctaaaaatacttcatcataaggagagaggtatttaggaggagataaatactttgctctttatgccaaagtatttctggtaatttcaactatttattctacagcctttctgattcaggggtcattcttacagaattgggacgaaacttaagatttagtgtaaagagcgaggtattaacgaggggaaaaaacccctcatatacataataagaaTATGAGAATATAATtgtttattacgtaagttaattcttaagttaagtatattttttactcataaaaacgttcgttaaaaattaaaagttctagttgcctttttaagtaactgaaaaatttaagggcaactaggcctcattCCCCacccccttatttctcaaaatcgtctgataaaaactaagagaaagccatatacccaaaaaaaaagaattaatatgcaaatttgattttaataatttatgtgcggagagccaaaatcaatatgcattaattcaaaaaccttcagaaattaaataaaaaaactagtttttttactaaaagtaaggagcgacattgaaacttaaaacgaacataaatcactccgtatatgaaatgagttgtcctctccgcaatcgctcactctttacgctaaagtttgactctttgccacaaatctgttttctaaaacaattaaaaaccttagcgtaaagagcgagggattgcggaggggacaacccatttcatatacggagtaatttctgttcgttttaagctttaatggcgctcctcactttcagttaaaaaaactagttttcttttatatattactaacaaaaacgttcgtaaaaaattaaaagttcttgttgcctttttaaataaccgaaaaattggccggtaactaggcctactcccgtGCTCCTTTTTCTTGctcctttcagttaaaaaacaagttttttaactgaaagtaaggagcgatattaatacttaagacgaacagaaattactccgtatatgaaagaggctgttccctcctcagcgctCAGCTcgttacgctaattttttttttactgttttaaaatttagagttgagagaaagggtcaaactttagcataaggagcggggcgttgaagagggaacaagTCTttcatgtaatttctgtttgttttaagtattaatatcgctccttgctttcagttgaaattttttttttatttgattctgtTAGAGATCTTTCCTTTACACATTCAGAACATTGCAACAAGGCTAATCGCAAAGGTGAGAGTTAtactctcttttttttagttagatgaagctatatattttaatataagttGCTCGactagaaaattttatttttttcttactctcTCCTGATTTTTGACAGTTCATTTTCAATGGGGATTTCACAGTATGTCAATTATCATTGCCTCAATTCAGCTGGTAGACTACATCATGAAAAGAAATGCTCTAGTCGTGTCAATAGTAAAGACCTACAATGTATTTGTATTTTGCCAGTGCTTCTTCAATGGAGGAAGTAGTGGTATAAACTGTTTGGTTggcttatttgatttaaaattgaaagttcaagtACTCTTTTGGAGCTAAAAGTAATCAGGAGATAGCCAGTCACTCTTCCGTGCCTTTTTGACCATATACCTCCGTGTGGTGATTTTATCTGAAATCATTTACCAATTTATTATATAGATCATGTTTCTCGTCGAGAGATTAAAAATGTCAGATATACGGGAGTGATGAATTGTGCTCCGTTTAATGAAATACGTTTATTAGCTCCCGGAGTTAAGAGTGATTAGACCAGTTGAAGTGTTATATGTTGCATAGTATAGTAAATAAAACTTGTGTTCTCATTACTGATTACGACATAAGTGATGTCAGAAGTGGGATACTCAACTTAATAAAGTGAAATTTGGATGTTTTGCtgattatattgtagcgtaaaGTAAGGTAAAGAACCCACTACTTTTTGTAACATTTAATACTGTTAAAAAGACATTTCTGCATTTTGTTATCGCTATCTCCATCCATGTATCTCTAAATTGTTGATAGTCTCAAACATTAGTAACGAAGAATTTGCGGTAACTTGGACTTTTCCCagctttttgttaaattttccgCTATCTATAAGCTGAAAATATTCAATTCACAATCTGTTAGTGCATCAGTTTTGATAGCTAGTTAAAATATTCcgtaaaaaaacttttaccgCTATTACCATTTGTGAAAATTATCTCCCGTATTAAACTTTTTTCGCTAGGGAAGATAGATGCTGGATTAACAGTGCGCCGATTTTAAGACGATTATTGGTTTCCGTCGGTAACTAGCTCTGCATTTACCAGGTGTTCCTGGTGAACAAGGTGAGCCACCCGTAGTGGTTTCAAGGTATCAAGTGTACAAGTGTGCTTCATAGCACATTTGGGCGTGCTTTCATAGCACATTGCGGGTGCTTCATATCACATCTTTACGTTCTTTAATAGCACATTGCGTGTGCTTCATAGCACCTTTAGGCCTGCTATCATGGCACATTGTGAGTGCTTCATAGCACACTTGGGCGTGCTTTCATAGCATATTGCGAGTGCTTCACGTTGCACAATGTGCTCTTATTGCACATTGTGGGTTCTTTATAGCACAGTTGTGAGTGCTTTCATAGCACATTATGCGTGCTTCATAGCACATTTTTGCGGGCTTTCATAGCATATTGTGGGCGCTTCATAGCACATCTCTGTGTGCCTGTATAGAACACTACTGTGCTCCCTAGCACTTTGGAAAACGCCTGTATCTCACAGACAGCAAAGTTTGCAGCTGCATGAGCCTGAAGGAGCAGAATAAGGGTAACGTGCGAACGAGGTCACAGACACAGGTAGAACAGCACTTAGCTAAATGCAAGGCCGAGGAAATGAACGAAGAACTCCTGATTGCCATTTTTCGTGCCTCCATGAAGGTGAGTATGGAAGCAATTCAGGCTGAACTAGAGCGTTACAGGGAGACTAGAAGACGCAAGATGCAATTGCAGCTGGAATCGTTGTCTGAAGCGATTCAGGCTGAAAAGAGCGAGGAAGTGAGACTAGAAGACGCAAGATGCAACTGCAGCTGGAATCATTGTCATCGCTGTTTACCCCTCTGGTTCAAGCAGTACAGACAAATCAGTCCACTATTCAGAATGCGGAAGCTACAGCTCAGAAAACTACGATcaagattgtcaagtttacggATGGCATGGATATCGATGCATACCTCAAAACCATCGAGCGAAAtgccactaaaaaaaaaacttgagtcgTGCTACATGGGAAGTTATAATCCAGGCTTTTCGGAAGGTAAGGCCGCAGAAGCTGCTGCGATTGTTCCGACGGCCGATATCTCTGACTACGAACATGTGAAAGAATCTATTCTGAGAAGATTCCGAGTTACATCTGAATCCTATCGTCAGTTATTCCGTACAAAACAAAAGAAGGCACACCTGTAATTTACGACTACCGTAAGAAGCTAGAGCAGATGGTGACCAAATGGTTGGAAGTCACTGACTACAGATCGATCGCGACGTAGATGGACTGCGAACGAAAATAACCGATATCCTTAGAAAACTGGTGGTTGAATAATATATCACTCCCGTTAAGAATGAATAGCTACACATCCATTTGATAAAACTGAAGGAACCAACTCTCGTTGCTGTCTTCAAGATGGCTGAAAACTTCCCTCTAGCCCGCAAAGATGACAGAAGCGAAGGATTGAAAGTAAGCTCATATAAGTCCTCAAGGAGAGAAATGGCTCCAAAAGAAGCACAACAAGTTAAACACGCGATGAAACCGGTGAAcgaaaaatcctaaaaaaatagatataaggAGGTGAATAGCCTGACTGAGGAGAAGGggttttttattgattatatttattGGTTCTATGAATATAATGAGGATAATATATGACTAGGGGGTTACATGCCCGTAACATCAACGCATAATGTGTTTAGCaaattaatcaataatatatatacactagCGTTCAAACCAATCTGGTATATCAAATTCCGAAATGTAGTTGTGTTACAGATACAAGTTGTAAATATTAAAAGAGTCatctttttactttgttttttatatttttacttttgatcaaaatttcaagcttcttTGGCCCTGACGTCTTCGTTTACCATATTCTGTTTGGTGTTTCGACTTCTTTGTGTCTTTATCTGAAAAGTATCCTTTGTAATTAGTCTTACATGTAAATGTTTGCTTTTAATAACTTGAAGGACTATTTAGTATTTATGAGGTTGTCCTTTTCAGTGCTCTCCTTATTAAGAATAGTCGTTCTAGCTCtcataatcaaaattaaaaaaattaattgtactTCAAACTTCTTCTCTACTTCATTCCTGCTCTGCATCgtattattttggttttaaattttaagttcaCTTAAATTTCGTACTTTATGAGAACACGTATATtggcaaaaaataacaaatagacTGCttcacagttttttttgttttttggttgtttttttttacctcggtatctattcatatattttaaattttgggtCATTTTGACCGAACGCTTCTATGGAGTGGCATCGATAGAGTAGTTTTTTAatcattaatttattaaatcattaaatttttttaatcttaattttgccattatttttctattctggAATATTCCTTAAAATAGCATTTTCTCTCGTCGGATGTTCAAGCCAATaaagaaatttgaactaaaatatgaatgaaagaattgacaaaaatgttgcgtatttaaaaaaaaatttatgtagtTTCTTTTCCTTAAGACGTCTCATAgtgttttaactttaaaacaATCATTCACTTTTACAAATATCAGcaaatttgataattaaatgattttgaCAAACAATATATTTTCCATGCAACATTAAATAACAGACTTATTATTGCTAGTAGTGAATGCTTTGCTTTTCACtttgataaaaaactaaatataagaTCTAAACTATAATTCCTTAATggttcatttgtaaaaaaaagtcaactgtTGGTACGTTTAGATTCCAAGGTATCAGTCTGAGAGGTGTAGTTTGTTGAGTTTCCATTTAGATGGTAGATATCTATTAGGTTTTTGTGACAATGGTCAGTAGAGTTTCAAAATTACCTTGTTGTCTTTGTCTCATGTAAGTGACTCAAATGCTTCAAAAATTGGTATGAACAATTACGCAAATACAAAGTCTACGAGAAGTAATTTTAAGTACAGGACACATGTGTAAAACtctaattattataaaaacgAGTAGAAtgctctttgt
This window harbors:
- the LOC136027840 gene encoding galactosylceramide sulfotransferase-like isoform X2, which translates into the protein MKVKQIVFVKSYKVSGTAITEVLMRLAWLYLRTIDVKWKSHFLHSGIYESSVAHKKINFDVLSDDHWNESLIQTLGMADALHITSLREPVDAFESLFHYVDMRDFYGVSSITEFVRMINGTSARINTRMNGKWGRNQLSFALGLPEIYFDSEENIRRFVKKVEQKFDLVMISEYYEESLVILKDMLRVPLLHVMSAKSNVRHNDSKAVLSHQEGSILSKWLKADVYLYQVFRRSDLLCKHFFAPIMGSIESEVFRNSEVKRIFQIKDWELD
- the LOC136027840 gene encoding galactosylceramide sulfotransferase-like isoform X1, whose translation is MKVKQIVFVKSYKVSGTAITEVLMRLAWLYLRTIDVKWKSHFLHSGIYESSVAHKKINFDVLSDDHWNESLIQTLGMADALHITSLREPVDAFESLFHYVDMRDFYGVSSITEFVRMINGTSARINTRMNGKWGRNQLSFALGLPEIYFDSEENIRRFVKKVEQKFDLVMISEYYEESLVILKDMLRVPLLHVMSAKSNVRHNDSKAVLSHQEGSILSKWLKADVYLYQVFRRKFEKVLTTRIQQEAKKLQKFNELLFNHCQAILTEYEPYRSHPTIIKAKLSVIVSRRSDLLCKHFFAPIMGSIESEVFRNSEVKRIFQIKDWELD